The genomic region TTTGGAAAAGTAGAATGGTGAACGACAACGTTTGGAGTAGTAGAATGGTGAATGACAACGTTTGGAGTAGTCGAATGGTGAATGACAACGTATGGAGTAGAGAATGGTAAACGACAGCGTTTCGAGTAGTAGAATGGTGAATGACAACGTTTGGAGTAGTAGAATGGTGAATGACAACGTTTGGAGTAGTAGAATGGTGAATGACAACGTTTGGAGTAGAGAATGGTGAATGACAACGTTTGGAGTAGTAGAATGGTGAATGACAACGTTTGGAGCAGAAAATGGTGAATGACAGCGTTTGGAGTAGTAGAATGGTGAATGACAACGTTTGGAGTAGAGAATGGTGAATGACAACGTTTGGAGTAGTAGAATGGTGAATGACAACGTTTGGAGTAGTAGAATGGTGAATGACAACGTTTGGAGTAGTAGAATGGTGAATGACAACGTTTGGAGTAGTAGAATGGTGAATGACAACGTTTGGAATAGTAGAATGGTGAACGACAACGTTTAGAGTAGTAGAATGGTGAATGACAACGTTTGGAGTAGTAGAATGGTGAATGACAACGTTTGGAGTAGTAGAATGGTGAATGACAACGTTTGGAGTAGTAGAATGGTGAATGACAACGTTTGGAGTAGTAGAATGGTGAATGACAACGTTTGGAGTAGTAGAATGGTGAATGACAACGTTTGGAGTAGTAGAATGGTGAATGACTACGTTCGAAGTAGAGAATGGTGAACGACAACGTTTGGAGTAGTAGAATGGTGAACGACAACGTTTGGAGTAGTAGAATGGTGAATGACAACGTTTGGAGTAGTAGAATGGTGAATGACAACGTTTGGAGTAGTAGAATGGTGAATGACAACGTTTGGAGTAGTAGAATGGTGAACGACAACGTTTGGAGTAGTAGAATGGTGAATGACAACGTTTGGAGTAGTAGAATGGTGAACGACAACGTTTGGAGTAGTAGAATGGTGAATGACAACGTTTGGAGTAGTAGAATGGTGAATGACAACGTTTGGAGTAGTAGAATGGTGAACGACAACGTTTGGGGTAGTAGAATGGTGAACGACAACGTTTGGAGTAGTAGAATGGTGAACGACAACGTTTGGAGTAGTAGAATGGTGAATGACAACGTTTCAAGAAGTAGAATGGTGAACGAAAACGTTTGGAGTAGTAGAATGGTGACTGACAACTTTTCAAGAAGTAGAATGGTGAACGACAACGTTTCAAGAAGTAGAATGGTGAATGACAACGTTTCAAGTAGTAGAATGGTGAACGACAACGTTTCAAGTAGTAGAATGGTGAACGACAACGTTTCAAGTAGTAGAATGGTGAACGACAACGTTTCAAGTAGTAGAATGGTGAATGACAACGTTTGGAAAAGTAGAATGGTGAACGACAACGTTTGGAGTAGTAGAATGGTGAACGACAACGTTTGGAGTAGTAGAATGGTGAATGACAACGTTTGGAAAAGTAGAATGGTGAACGACAACGTTTGGAGTAGTAGAATGGTGATTGACAACTTTTGGAGAAGTAGAATGGTGAACGACAACGTTTGGTGAATGACAGCGTTTCAAGTAGTAGAATGGTGAATGACAACGTTTGGAGTAGTAGAATGGTGAATGACAACGTTTGGAGTAGTAGAATGGTGAACGACAACGTTTGGTGAATGACAGCGTTTGGAGTAGTAGAATGGTGAATGACAACGTTTGGAGTAGTAGAATGGTGAATGACAACGTTTGGAGTAGTAGAATGGTGAACGATAACGTTTGGAGTAGTAGAATGGTGAATGACAACGTTTGGAGTAGTAGAATGGTGAACGACAACGTTTGGAGAAGTAGAATGGTGACTGACAACGTTTGGAGAAGTAGAATGGTGAATGACAACGTTTGGAGAAGTAGAATGGTGAACGACAACGTTTGGAGTAGTAGAATGGTGAACGACAACGTTTCAAGTAGTAGAATGGTGAACGACAACGTTTCAAGTAGTAGAATGGTGAATGACAACGTTTGGAAAAGTAGAATGGTGAACGACAACGTTTGGAGTAGTAGAATGGTGAACGACAACGTTTGGAGTAGTAGAATGGTGAATGACAACGTTTGGAAAAGTAGAATGGTGAACGACAACGTTTGGAGTAGTAGAATGGTGAACGACAACGTTTGGAAAAGTAGAATGGTGAACGACAACGTTTGGAGTAGTAGAATGGTGAACGACAACGTTTGGTGAATGACAGCGTTTGGAGTAGTAGAATGGTGAATGACAACGTTTGGAGTAGTAGAATGGTGAATGACAACGTTTGGAGTAGTAGAATGGTGAACGACAACGTTTGGAGTAGTAGAATGGTGAATGACAACGTTTGGAGTAGTAGAATGGTGAACGACAACGTTTGGAGAAGTAGAATGGTGACTGACAACGTTTGGAGAAGTAGAATGGTGAATGACAACGTTTGGAGTAGTAGAATGGTGACTGACAACGTTTGGAGATGTAGAATGGTGAATGACAACGTTTGGAGTGGTGAATCACAACGTTTGTTGTCTTTGAATAGGATTGCACACTTTTCAGAAGGTATGAGCAAGCATTAAATGGTTCAGTTATAAAACTAGAAGGGACGGAAGACATAGACACCTGACCGAAACAGCAACAGGTCTGGTTCTTTCTAACACTTAACTACGCaatattgattattaattatatcgattaaacaacattaaactaAGTTTGAGTGGGTCTGTCAAATTACACTTACCCAGTTATGGCAGCGGCATGGTCGTAGACCACGCTTGTCGTGTACGTTGATATATAAGTCGTAAAGTCGTAAAAAAATCCAGTCTGTTGCGCTGAATTATCATTGATGTAAATACCATTTACTGAGTTTTGTGACCAATCAAAATTTCTCCCCTGAAAATGTTAAAGCAGAACactagttatataaatataaacatatcacaGTTGAAAGGATGCCGgttaaaaatcataaataaagaCTAGATATATTAAAAACGGCATTACATGggtttatcaaaattatatccTGTACGTTGTGGTTTATATAAAGGCCCTTCTCAAAGATCTTTAACACGTGATATTCTTACAATTTCtttccatttaaattttaaaaaataatttaatgttatagTTACACCAATAGGTCATTATTTCTTTCCAgaattgtgaataaaatacttattttcatttcataaaaccttGCAGAAATTCTATATCACCAACgctgtttacaaaaaataaaaaaataaaataataatatatataataataaaaataaataacaaaaacgtaaaattgaaacgctaATTACAACAACACTTTTAACAAATCAtggatttaatattttgtttaaaactgtcTACCGccacaataaaacaacaaaagtacGCCTTTTATATCAGTACGTGATatttcgcgatccgaacatatccgaagatgttgcgttcataggaaaatattcgcaattgccgGAAAGCCGTTCATTGAAGAAATGGAAGTAGAGgtgtaattttaaatacatgaacgCTCCAAAAAAATAAGGATCAATCCTTAACTAATTGGGCACGTCATTGTCAACCTAGGCTATACTAGGTCGCACTAGTTTGTTAAAGGCAAAATAAGCTAAGGGAATTCCAACTCTGATTAAAAGTGCTGGTATTTACCTTCGATGGATGAAAAAAGGCAACTGGcgcatttttaatatttagagCATATTAATGTGTTAACAAGTGTCAATATGTAATACGATTAGAGATAAACACACAATATGTCAAAATTTTGATTGTTATGCAATTACAGGCTGTAAAGCTGCATTTGTAGGTTCACTGTTGTTGCAAGTAATATGCTGTTGTTAAGAGTAGTAACATCTTGTTTCTGATCGTGAGTTGATGCTAACAGAATTGTATTGATCAAAGCCGCGCTGTTGCTGTTTGACCTCTACACTAACCTGGGGTGGGAACACAACGTCAGCTATCTGCACAGCAAAGTCTTGCGGATAGGCCACTCCTTGGCGGTAATAAACGTTATCGTAATCTTTCAAAGATTGGTAGGCAGCGGTCATCTGGAAATATAAGGCTATATAATTAGGTTTTCTTGTACACGTTACCTGAATAAAAATTGCATGTAACTCGCCAACGTCTTGAGCCAGATTGGAGACTCAGATTCAGAACAGCATATTTCCATTCTATTGTAAAAGTGCTCTTAAAAGATCAATACTTTAATAACAAGAGATACAAGATATacgaatctttatttaaagtcggcaatgtgttaacaagaaacattatctcaatgagctattttccgacatgaataacaaacatgcataacatatcaaataacaataataatgagcttgtgaccttggatataaaagtatatatgttaaaatgaaaacatattggagcatgcatacaaatacaaataggaaAGTAGGATTAGATCATCGTGAACAGTGGTACCACCAACACGTTTCcccggctgtacggccagtctacacgcgcacggttccactagttgatataccactgtaaaatggttgtTTCAACAGTATTACTTAAAGGGTAATCATATTCATTGAAGTAGCAAATATACAAGGGAGTAGCAGCTTTGCACGTCGATGTGTagtttgtaaaaaacaaaaacaaaaaaagcttataattaatctagcatgatagaaaaaaatactttgcaaGTATTGCTTAGAGGATGTATGACatgtatcatgttattttgatataacacaTATCACTgtaaaagaatgttaattgaaaaaattgaaaaagtaaagtcgtaacacctaaacaaaatacttgccgaaagaaaaaaacaagtagttgtatgtgttcgacagatgttatataaatttgaacaatcataaTTAGATGTTAGCGCAtgtagtttaatttaataagttgttattttagTCAAAGAAGTCCgctgaaaatacattttctgaATCTCAAACTCAGAAACAAGACGCTAGTAATTACGGGGACAGCATTCCCTTTACATGGATTAATTATTAAGCAAAATGTGAAAAAGGATCACGAAAAATTCCTTACGGTTTTTTAACGTGCCCTTTCTTCAAACTCTAATTAGCAACGTCTTTGTTTCGTATGTAAACACGTGACTTGTACCCACCTGATTGACCACTAAGGTCATATAGTCCCGTATGGATTCTGTAGCAGCAAAGTAGTCGTTTCCTTCGAAAGGTAGAAATCTGAAAGAAGCACTCGAAATTTAGCCCATGTTCTAACATGCATTATTAAAAACAGTTTCCTGGAAACTACATTTTTTCCACTAATGTTAAACAACTAGACGCTATAACATGGCTGCAGCTATTCCAAATAATGCTGATAACGTTAATAGAAATTATGCATTCACACTTATACGTAAAAAGGTAACAAAAACTTAATAACTTTCGAGATAAAGGCATGGTCATAATTGACGAGATAaagacataataataattagataGATAAAGGCATGATGATAATTAACGAGATAAAGGCATGATCGTAATTGACGACATAAATTGAAGATATAAAGGCATGAACATAATTGATATGATAAATGCATGATCATAATTGACGAGATAAAGGCATGATTATAATTGAAGAGATAAAGGCATGATCATAATTGAAGAGATAAAGGCATGATCATAATTGACGGGGTAAACGCATGATCATAATTGACGGGATAAAGGCATGATCATGATTGACGGGATAAAGGCATGATCATAATTGACGACATAAAGGCATGATCAAAATTAACGAGATAAAGGCATGATCATAATTGACGGAATAAATGCATGATCATAATTGACGAGATAAATGCATGATCATAATTGATGAGATAAAGGCATGATCATAATTGACGAGAAAGATATGATCATAATTGTCGGGATAAAGGCATGATCATAATTGACGAAATACAGTTATGATCATGATTGACGAGATAAAGACATGATCATAATTAACGAGATAAAGGCAAGATTATAATTGACGAGATAAATGCATGATCATAATTAACGAGATAAAGGCACGGTCACAATTGACGAAATAGAGGCATGATCATAAATGACGAGATAAAGGCATGATCATAATTGACGAGAAAAGGCATGACCATAATTGACGAGATGAAGGCATGATCATAATTGACGAGAAAAGGCATGATCATAATTAACGAGATGAAGGCATGATCACAATTGACGAGACACAGGCATGATAATAACTGACGAGATACAGGCATGATCATAATTGACGAGATACAGGCATGATCATAATTTAAGAGATACAggcataattataatttatgagATGCAGACATGTTCAAAATTCGTAAGATTCAGACATGTCCATAATTGCAGTGTATCTTTCAGACAGTTAGCAATACTTTATTTGCTACGTTTCTTTCCCAGAATCATCCAAATACGTAAGGGTCATGTACATACATTGACAAACGCTCAAGGGTCATGTACATACATTGACAAACGCTCAAGGGCCATGTACATACATTGACAAACGCTCAAGGGTCATGTACATACATTGACAAACGCTCAAGGGTCATGTACATACATTGACAAACGCTCAAGGGCCATGTACATACATTGACAAACGCTCAAGGGTCATGTACATACATTGACAAACGCTCAAGGGTCATGTACATACATTGACAAACGCTCAAGCCATTCAAGTAAAACAGAATGGCTTACTTGTCAATAACTGCTTGATCCACGAAAAGTAGCAACTTTATAACATCAGCATTCGCTAATCCGTCACTAAGTGCCCGTTTTGATTTCAAAGTGTGGGACCCTTCTTTTAACATTGTTTCCGATTTGGGTCTTGGCGATTGCGTCTTTCCTGAATTATTTAATCATTGGTATAGTATTGCAATTATAAcaacatattataataaaaatacaaatatagagccaatttattatatgatgaaaaatataaataacttgtAAAAATGCATACCTTTTAATTTACGAAAACTTGGCGCAGAACTACTTTTTGTGTTGGGATTAGGTTCCTCTACCATTCTTAGTGCACCTTCGTTGGAATGAATCTCTAGCACCTTTCCATTCGCGCTGATAAATTCAGCCTCGTTTTCATTGCGAATGAGGGCATACTACAAAGTAAACATGCGTTTCAGAGAGTAAAATACTCAGTCAAGGTATTTATACAAGTACGTAGTTCATCTTACTGGGGCTTTAACTTaggtaaaataaatgttcagccCGAGTATTTGATTTAAAACCAAACAGCATCTAGCATTTCAGCATTGACTGTTGTCGCGTACAATCCGGTTAATTGAACTTGATTAGAAAGAAAGGTGGTCCATATGCAATGGTGTTAATCTTTCTTTGCCTGGTAATGTATGTGCCGTTACCATTATCATTAGTCTTATAAGGATCAGTGTATTACTTTCCTTTTAAAACCAAACaggaatgttttatataaaccgTATTAACCACACACATTTGATATATGACCTATGGCCAGTTGTCCTGTTTCATATCCAAGGGTTATACAATTGCTAACGGCAAAATTACAATGGGCATAACGACGTCATTTATCTTAGATCTTGTGGCATTTTGGGAACACATTTTCTCCTTTTGCGAATATTCCATCAGCCGGTGGGGGCAAACTCCCccttggtttcaaaatgttgtttaagtcacacttgggggtgtgacggggtcaagccataatgcagccaacaAAGGTCGCGGTCAAGCCTTTATATactcaaaaacaacaactactacaaaatcatcaacaacaacaacatcagtGGGCATACTCCCTTTTAATCCTGTTAACTCGGCGTATGATAGTTGCGCACCCGGCCATAAGTAATTCAATAAACTATGATAACGTTTTAAAAGCCGGAGCTAGGAGGTAGTGGGCGCTATGTTTAAACTTACTAGTatctattttacaacaattgtgaaacaagttataacaacattatattaatcacgaGAGGGTGGTCTTGTGTTTTAGGGGAACCGGAGTACCAGgagaaacccacttgtccaacttggtgaccacaaacctaACTCACATGCGCCGGGAATCAAAACCGGGTCGCACagatgagaagcgagtgcgctagcCACTGCACTAACCAGGccacaatttctcaaaacttcttaagtctcttataacaggattaagctaagctcgctctttttgttcaataatttgaataacatttaattCCTTAAGAGCTTTTATACTTCAAATGAATTATCattatgattatcaca from Mya arenaria isolate MELC-2E11 chromosome 3, ASM2691426v1 harbors:
- the LOC128226219 gene encoding uncharacterized protein LOC128226219, giving the protein MFCKCFIWVILLSVLYSLEAKVVGKSEGKIRAGRVKNQELNNGLAFSEEISVNVEMEGKPTNTVTLRKANIDTRRVKDVNTRASAVYFSEDKSMIYREDCSEDGACRNYALIRNENEAEFISANGKVLEIHSNEGALRMVEEPNPNTKSSSAPSFRKLKGKTQSPRPKSETMLKEGSHTLKSKRALSDGLANADVIKLLLFVDQAVIDKFLPFEGNDYFAATESIRDYMTLVVNQMTAAYQSLKDYDNVYYRQGVAYPQDFAVQIADVVFPPQVSVEVKQQQRGFDQYNSVSINSRSETRCYYS